A stretch of the Ochrobactrum sp. BTU1 genome encodes the following:
- a CDS encoding YcjX family protein, whose amino-acid sequence MAKLTSFGDEARIALDTLTDRATGLMSPSLRLGVTGLSRAGKTVFITALVHNMVHGGRLPLFEAYKSGRISRSMLEPQPDDAVPRFQYEEHLSALLDERIWPDSTRAISQLRLTIEYETASAWGRWLSPGRLSVDIVDYPGEWLLDLPLLGKTYSEFSADSFALAHEPTHIDLAQAWINEAKAIVPSENADELTAQRLAKSFTAYLRAGKADERALSTLPPGRFLMPGDLEGSPALTFAPLPDLKPDDFKTGSLAAMMERRYEAYKTHVIKPFFREHIARLDRQIILIDAMQAMNAGGAVVADLERALTDILSCFRPGRANLLTGLIQRRIGRILVAATKADHLHHESHDRLQAIVRRLVERAIERADFSGADIDVLAMAAVRATREATVKEGKDTLPVIIGTPLKGERIDAEIFDGETETAIFPGDLPKNPNVIFEPSISSDEPAIRFVRFRPPRLERTAEGITLSLPHIRLDRALQFLIGDRLA is encoded by the coding sequence TTGGCAAAACTGACCAGTTTCGGCGATGAAGCAAGGATCGCGCTCGACACGCTGACAGACCGAGCCACAGGCTTGATGTCTCCGTCGCTGAGATTGGGGGTAACAGGGCTTTCTCGCGCTGGTAAAACGGTTTTCATCACGGCTCTGGTGCATAATATGGTGCATGGCGGTCGCCTGCCCCTGTTTGAAGCTTACAAATCGGGACGCATCTCGCGTTCCATGCTTGAGCCGCAGCCCGATGATGCAGTTCCGCGTTTTCAATATGAAGAGCATCTTTCGGCACTGCTTGATGAACGTATCTGGCCAGATTCTACGCGCGCCATTTCACAGCTCCGTCTGACAATCGAATATGAAACAGCTTCTGCCTGGGGGCGCTGGCTGTCACCGGGGCGACTTTCGGTGGATATTGTCGACTATCCCGGCGAATGGCTGCTTGATCTGCCCTTGTTGGGCAAAACCTATAGTGAGTTCAGTGCAGACTCCTTCGCTCTGGCTCATGAGCCGACGCATATCGATCTTGCTCAAGCTTGGATTAATGAAGCAAAAGCAATTGTTCCCTCTGAAAACGCAGATGAGCTGACAGCGCAACGGCTGGCCAAAAGCTTCACTGCCTATCTGCGTGCAGGCAAAGCTGATGAGCGTGCGCTCTCCACCCTACCTCCGGGGCGCTTTTTGATGCCTGGCGATCTTGAAGGTTCGCCAGCGCTTACTTTTGCCCCTCTGCCCGACCTAAAACCTGACGATTTTAAAACCGGCAGTCTGGCCGCAATGATGGAGCGCCGCTATGAGGCCTATAAGACGCATGTGATCAAACCATTTTTTCGGGAACATATCGCGCGGCTTGATCGACAGATTATCCTCATCGATGCCATGCAGGCCATGAATGCCGGTGGCGCTGTGGTTGCTGATCTTGAGCGGGCGCTGACCGATATTCTCTCCTGTTTCCGTCCGGGGCGGGCAAATCTGCTGACCGGGCTCATTCAGCGGCGCATAGGACGCATTCTGGTTGCTGCTACAAAGGCCGATCATCTTCACCATGAAAGCCATGACCGGTTGCAGGCAATCGTTCGCCGTCTTGTTGAGCGGGCGATTGAACGCGCTGATTTTTCGGGTGCCGATATCGACGTATTGGCTATGGCGGCTGTCCGCGCCACGCGTGAGGCGACAGTAAAGGAAGGCAAGGATACCTTGCCTGTCATTATCGGGACACCGCTAAAAGGCGAGCGCATCGACGCTGAAATATTCGACGGTGAAACAGAAACAGCTATATTCCCCGGTGATTTACCAAAAAATCCTAATGTAATATTCGAACCATCGATTTCGAGTGATGAACCAGCCATTCGATTTGTTCGTTTCCGGCCTCCGCGGCTAGAGCGCACGGCGGAAGGCATAACGCTTTCGTTGCCGCATATTCGGCTTGATCGTGCATTGCAGTTTCTAATCGGGGATCGTCTGGCATGA
- a CDS encoding histidine phosphatase family protein, which produces MSRLFLLRHAKAIWAKPAMKDFDRPLDEEGISSLDQLAQAMKMSGILPDRVVLSASCRTRETAFGLIERLGIDVETVIDETIYSGGAGEYMKAIKNNAASDQLMLVGHNPSIEDLALALCGDGEPSSLSRLEAGFPTAALATITFDGPLSEIARDRGFLESFPLPR; this is translated from the coding sequence ATGAGTCGCCTTTTTCTACTCCGTCATGCCAAGGCAATTTGGGCCAAGCCCGCGATGAAAGACTTCGACAGGCCGCTGGATGAGGAAGGTATTTCCTCACTGGACCAGTTGGCACAAGCTATGAAGATGTCTGGTATTTTGCCTGACAGGGTTGTGCTCTCCGCCTCCTGTCGGACACGCGAAACGGCATTTGGGCTTATTGAGCGGCTTGGTATTGATGTTGAAACCGTTATCGATGAAACAATCTATAGCGGTGGTGCAGGTGAATACATGAAGGCCATCAAGAACAATGCCGCCTCCGATCAACTCATGCTTGTTGGACATAATCCCAGCATAGAAGATTTGGCTTTGGCGCTATGTGGCGACGGTGAACCTTCGAGCCTTTCGCGTCTTGAAGCTGGCTTTCCTACCGCTGCTCTTGCGACAATAACCTTCGATGGGCCGCTATCGGAAATCGCGCGTGATCGTGGTTTTCTGGAAAGTTTTCCTTTGCCGCGTTAA
- the folK gene encoding 2-amino-4-hydroxy-6-hydroxymethyldihydropteridine diphosphokinase — protein MSIALPYRAWLGLGGNIDDPVASMAKALKLLDARTDTKVIAVSQVYRTPPWGKTDQAWFHNACAQIETALAPLQLIDTCLDVERSLKRVRLERWGPRIIDIDILAMQDEAGEAIITNEPTLELPHPRIQERAFVLVPLNDIAPSLQIAGKTVSDWEKACATSEIEKARTDTGWWLD, from the coding sequence ATGAGCATTGCTTTGCCTTATCGCGCCTGGCTTGGGCTTGGCGGCAATATCGATGATCCTGTCGCTTCGATGGCCAAGGCGCTGAAACTCCTTGATGCGCGCACCGATACGAAAGTTATCGCGGTTTCTCAGGTCTATCGCACACCGCCATGGGGAAAGACCGATCAGGCCTGGTTTCACAATGCCTGTGCGCAGATCGAAACCGCACTTGCGCCGCTTCAGCTCATCGATACCTGTCTTGATGTAGAGCGTTCACTCAAACGCGTTCGACTGGAGCGATGGGGGCCGCGCATCATCGATATTGATATTCTCGCGATGCAGGATGAAGCAGGCGAGGCGATTATCACGAACGAACCTACACTGGAGCTTCCACACCCGCGCATTCAGGAGCGCGCATTTGTGCTCGTGCCGCTCAATGATATTGCGCCGTCACTTCAGATTGCGGGTAAAACTGTTTCGGATTGGGAAAAGGCCTGTGCCACTTCTGAAATAGAAAAAGCCCGCACTGATACGGGCTGGTGGCTGGATTAG
- a CDS encoding TIGR01620 family protein produces MSEQPPRKPAAFTVQKPTDTISPSGAPNDAPRRPRAVTDLEKVIPEVDVFALTDEEAAELEVLDPSFEAPPRRRWSLSKILFGALGILVSFAIGIWTEDLIQALFTRADWLGWTALGVAMIALASFIAIIVRELIALRRLASVQHLRKDAADAAERDDMAAARKAVDELRTIAAGLPETARGRQMLDGLTDEIIDGRNLIRLAETEILKPLDREARALILNASKRVSIVTAISPRALVDIGYVIFESARLIRRLSQLYGGRPGTLGFLKLARRVVAHLAVTGTIAMGDSVIQQLIGHGLASRLSAKLGEGVVNGLMTARIGIAAMDVVRPFPFNAEKRPGVGDFIGDIARINGEKVNKPTDRK; encoded by the coding sequence ATGAGTGAACAGCCTCCACGCAAACCCGCAGCATTTACCGTTCAAAAGCCGACGGATACGATTTCGCCCTCTGGAGCACCGAATGATGCGCCACGCCGCCCGCGTGCGGTTACCGATCTTGAGAAGGTCATTCCCGAGGTCGATGTCTTCGCACTGACGGATGAAGAGGCTGCTGAGCTGGAAGTTCTGGACCCTTCATTTGAAGCTCCGCCTCGCCGGCGATGGTCGTTGAGCAAAATATTGTTTGGTGCGTTGGGCATCCTTGTTTCATTTGCGATCGGCATCTGGACCGAAGATCTCATTCAGGCGCTTTTTACGCGCGCAGACTGGCTCGGCTGGACGGCGCTTGGCGTTGCAATGATTGCGCTTGCTTCTTTCATCGCCATCATCGTGCGCGAGCTGATCGCATTAAGACGGCTCGCCTCTGTTCAACATTTGCGCAAAGACGCAGCCGATGCAGCGGAACGTGATGATATGGCCGCTGCGCGAAAGGCGGTCGATGAATTACGGACAATAGCGGCCGGCTTGCCGGAAACCGCTCGCGGCCGTCAGATGCTTGATGGACTGACCGATGAAATCATCGATGGCCGTAATCTTATTCGTCTTGCCGAAACGGAAATTCTGAAACCACTTGATCGCGAGGCACGCGCACTCATTCTCAATGCTTCCAAGCGTGTTTCCATCGTAACAGCTATCAGCCCGCGGGCTCTTGTCGATATTGGCTATGTGATCTTTGAATCTGCGCGCCTTATACGCCGCTTGTCACAGCTCTATGGTGGCCGTCCCGGCACATTGGGCTTTCTCAAGCTTGCGCGACGTGTCGTAGCGCATTTGGCCGTTACCGGAACGATTGCTATGGGAGATAGCGTTATCCAGCAGCTGATAGGTCATGGTCTGGCATCGCGTCTTTCGGCAAAACTGGGTGAAGGCGTGGTCAATGGCCTAATGACTGCGCGTATCGGGATTGCAGCGATGGATGTTGTACGCCCCTTCCCGTTCAATGCTGAAAAACGTCCCGGCGTAGGCGACTTTATTGGTGATATTGCCCGCATCAATGGTGAAAAGGTCAACAAGCCGACTGACCGAAAATAA
- the folB gene encoding dihydroneopterin aldolase — MYTIRIMNCAFFAHHGVFDEEHKLGQRFYVDAILDVDPGDSLENDDIEGTVHYGIAFTVIQDIITGSQRYLIETLALDVGKALTARFPQIKRAEITIRKPNAPVPGVLDHVEVTVVYPR; from the coding sequence GTGTACACCATCCGCATCATGAACTGCGCATTTTTCGCGCATCACGGCGTCTTTGACGAAGAACATAAACTTGGTCAGCGTTTCTACGTTGATGCGATCCTGGATGTCGATCCGGGTGACTCGCTTGAAAATGACGACATTGAAGGCACGGTCCACTACGGCATCGCCTTCACTGTCATTCAGGACATCATCACAGGCAGCCAGCGCTATCTCATTGAAACATTGGCACTTGATGTCGGCAAGGCACTGACTGCGCGTTTCCCGCAGATCAAACGTGCTGAAATCACCATTCGCAAGCCTAACGCACCAGTTCCAGGCGTGCTTGATCATGTTGAAGTAACGGTGGTTTATCCACGCTGA
- the dksA gene encoding RNA polymerase-binding protein DksA, with protein MSELIDLDYRPTEDEPFMNERQKSYFRAKLVAWKNDILREARETLEALQQENANHPDLADRASSETDRAIELRARDRQRKLISKIDAALGRIDEGTYGFCEETGDPISLKRLDARPIATLSIEAQERHERREKVYRDD; from the coding sequence ATGAGTGAATTGATCGACCTTGACTATAGGCCCACTGAAGACGAGCCGTTCATGAATGAACGGCAGAAGTCTTACTTCCGTGCAAAACTTGTTGCATGGAAGAATGATATTCTGCGCGAAGCGCGCGAAACATTAGAAGCGCTGCAGCAGGAAAATGCAAATCACCCGGACCTGGCGGATAGGGCATCCTCCGAAACGGATCGGGCAATTGAACTTCGCGCTCGCGACAGACAGCGCAAACTGATTTCCAAAATCGATGCAGCTCTCGGCCGTATTGACGAGGGGACCTATGGTTTTTGTGAGGAGACCGGCGATCCTATCAGTTTAAAACGACTTGATGCACGACCAATCGCAACGCTTTCTATTGAAGCACAAGAGCGCCACGAGCGCCGCGAAAAGGTCTATCGCGACGATTGA
- a CDS encoding flagellar biosynthetic protein FliO, producing MKEWLSGLVGESAANIVGFILIFAIILGGIFVVLSIIRRFGGGTFATNGRTGRQPRLSVMDAAAVDSRRKLVLIRRDDVEHLLLIGGPTDVVVEQNIVMESRANARSQASRIEPEHIERFRQHEASITTEVSERPALSQQSQQTIQKDEAIQLNSPIDTSVQRKPEPVRETPVQQAAPEAPQFRAPPRPPVPPVTPQAPKVAETPVAPARPQQPPRPAPNYPPQPRTVLPAARPAEQPQAPRLHPAYPLSQVSRGVLSSTSGLGASAAAAATVAAADLGSVTPEREVAPSVKTPAPEIGDILQSPAVTTSSAPDFTPAAPKLEPVAVVSDQEPETDDGLEDLGGALHDAIMADLETDTSAASGNKEPEMLEVDIFEEELLGSLDISPNGGKPSDDIEDEMEKLLGELTKDETRKF from the coding sequence TGGCGGAATTTTCGTTGTTCTTAGTATTATCCGTCGCTTTGGCGGCGGGACTTTTGCCACGAACGGTCGAACAGGACGCCAGCCAAGACTTTCAGTGATGGATGCAGCGGCGGTCGACAGCCGTCGTAAACTCGTTCTTATTCGTCGCGACGATGTTGAACACCTCCTACTCATCGGGGGTCCGACAGATGTCGTTGTTGAACAGAACATCGTTATGGAATCGCGCGCCAACGCACGGTCGCAAGCGTCACGTATCGAACCGGAACATATCGAACGTTTTCGCCAGCACGAAGCCAGCATCACAACTGAGGTAAGCGAGCGCCCGGCCCTTTCCCAGCAGAGCCAGCAGACGATTCAAAAAGACGAAGCCATTCAGCTCAATTCTCCAATTGATACGTCTGTTCAACGCAAGCCCGAGCCAGTCCGTGAAACGCCTGTGCAACAGGCTGCACCCGAAGCGCCGCAATTCCGTGCGCCTCCGCGCCCTCCTGTGCCTCCAGTAACGCCTCAGGCGCCAAAGGTTGCTGAAACGCCGGTTGCTCCAGCCCGTCCTCAGCAGCCGCCCCGCCCGGCCCCGAACTATCCTCCACAGCCACGCACCGTTCTTCCTGCTGCACGCCCGGCAGAGCAGCCGCAGGCACCGCGTTTGCATCCTGCCTATCCGCTTAGCCAGGTTTCGCGCGGTGTTTTGAGTTCGACATCAGGTCTTGGTGCCAGTGCGGCCGCAGCAGCAACGGTTGCTGCAGCTGATCTTGGTAGCGTGACGCCTGAGCGTGAAGTGGCGCCAAGCGTGAAAACCCCGGCACCAGAGATTGGCGACATTCTCCAGAGCCCTGCAGTCACAACCTCATCAGCGCCTGATTTCACGCCCGCGGCCCCGAAATTGGAACCTGTAGCTGTTGTTTCTGATCAAGAACCAGAAACAGATGACGGTCTCGAAGATCTGGGCGGAGCACTGCATGACGCGATCATGGCAGATCTCGAAACCGATACGTCTGCCGCATCTGGCAACAAAGAGCCGGAAATGCTGGAAGTCGATATTTTTGAAGAAGAACTTCTAGGATCTCTCGATATTTCGCCGAACGGCGGCAAGCCAAGTGACGATATCGAGGATGAAATGGAAAAGCTGCTTGGTGAACTGACCAAGGACGAAACACGCAAATTCTGA
- the folP gene encoding dihydropteroate synthase, translating to MIKQWQLAHGRNLQLGAKSVIMGILNVTPDSFSDGGHHNDLDDALIVAKTMLDDGATIIDVGGESTRPGAALVDAETEAARVVPVIRALAKEFGCIISIDTYRASTARLAVEAGAHIVNDVWGLQREPEIAQVAKDTGAGLVIMHTSRDRNTNPDVIADQFAFLDVSLEIASRAGIDAGSIVLDPGFGFGKNKDEDIALMARMEELQRFSYPLLVGTSRKRFIGAITEQADPLMRDIGTAATSVAMRLAGADIFRVHNVAFNRDALAVADAILQSRLKN from the coding sequence ATGATAAAACAATGGCAACTTGCCCACGGTCGTAACCTCCAATTGGGCGCAAAATCTGTCATCATGGGCATTTTAAACGTCACACCGGATTCATTTTCCGATGGTGGACATCACAATGACCTGGATGATGCATTGATTGTTGCGAAAACCATGCTGGACGATGGCGCAACGATTATCGACGTCGGAGGGGAATCGACTCGCCCCGGTGCTGCTTTAGTTGACGCCGAAACAGAAGCCGCACGCGTTGTTCCAGTCATACGTGCGCTTGCAAAAGAGTTTGGCTGCATAATCTCGATCGATACCTATCGCGCATCAACAGCTAGGCTTGCGGTAGAGGCGGGCGCCCATATCGTCAATGATGTATGGGGGCTTCAGCGAGAACCGGAAATCGCTCAGGTTGCGAAAGATACCGGTGCCGGACTGGTCATCATGCATACGAGCCGCGATAGAAATACCAACCCCGATGTGATTGCTGATCAGTTCGCCTTTCTCGATGTATCTTTGGAAATTGCGAGCAGGGCAGGTATTGATGCTGGCAGTATCGTGCTTGATCCGGGCTTTGGCTTTGGCAAAAACAAGGATGAAGACATCGCTTTGATGGCACGCATGGAAGAATTGCAGCGTTTCAGCTATCCTCTATTGGTGGGAACGTCGCGCAAACGTTTCATTGGTGCCATCACAGAACAGGCTGATCCATTGATGCGGGATATCGGAACGGCTGCGACGTCGGTTGCAATGCGATTGGCAGGAGCCGACATCTTCCGTGTTCACAATGTCGCTTTTAATAGGGACGCACTTGCAGTTGCCGATGCTATCCTGCAAAGCAGATTAAAGAATTAA